Proteins found in one Anopheles aquasalis chromosome 3, idAnoAquaMG_Q_19, whole genome shotgun sequence genomic segment:
- the LOC126575028 gene encoding cuticle protein 12.5-like codes for MFSKVTIVALFAVVVAVSAKPGGLLPAAPLAYSAAPFAAAAYSAPLAVAPAAVPAVAYTAGYANVGDSAVVTSHNSQVINPAYAAYTAPIAAPFAYAAAAPAALASPFAYTAPYAAKYVL; via the exons ATGTTCTCCAAAGTG ACCATCGTTGCCCTATTCGCTGTCGTGGTGGCCGTTAGTGCCAAGCCGGGCGGTCTGCTCCCAGCTGCTCCGTTGGCCTACAGTGCCGccccattcgctgctgctgcctactCGGCTCCGTTGGCCGTTGCACCCGCGGCCGTTCCTGCAGTGGCCTACACGGCCGGATATGCTAACGTTGGAGATTCCGCGGTCGTCACCTCGCACAACTCGCAAGTCATCAACCCAGCGTACGCGGCCTACACGGCACCGATCGCTGCCCCGTTCGCTTATGCCGCTGCTGCCCCAGCTGCTTTGGCTTCGCCGTTCGCTTACACTGCACCATACGCTGCCAAATACGTTCTGTAA